A stretch of the Pedobacter sp. MC2016-14 genome encodes the following:
- the miaB gene encoding tRNA (N6-isopentenyl adenosine(37)-C2)-methylthiotransferase MiaB has translation MIDLQLADKTHDEGRQGEALVTDAPLKRNGRKLYIESYGCQMNFADSEIVASILFDQGFETTGDYKEADVVFINTCSIRENAEQRVRNRLSQFGAEKRRNPKLIVGVLGCMAERLKSKFLDEEKLVDVVVGPDAYRELPQLLAEVESGHKAINVLLSREETYADISPVRLNGNGITAFISIMRGCDNMCSFCVVPFTRGRERSRDPHSILAEAQGLFDMGYKEVTLLGQNVDSYKWKGADLVTEQTAAVALTEDKREIEVNFAQLLEKVALISPDLRIRFSTSHPKDITDEVLYTIAKYDNICNYIHLPVQSGSSRILDLMNRTYTREWYMNRIDAIRRIIPGCAISSDIIAGFCSETEEEHQETLSMMDYVGYDFAFTFSYSERPGTLAARKLPDDIPEEVKKRRLAEILVKQQNSSLYRLQQFVGKTMRILVEGTSKKSDLDYCGRNDQNAMVVFPATAGIAPGQYVNVYIDRCTSATLLGVVAVEEPANV, from the coding sequence ATGATTGACCTACAGCTAGCAGATAAGACACACGATGAAGGACGCCAGGGGGAGGCTTTAGTGACTGATGCACCTCTAAAACGCAATGGAAGAAAGCTTTACATTGAAAGTTATGGCTGCCAGATGAATTTTGCAGACAGCGAAATTGTAGCCTCTATCCTGTTTGACCAGGGTTTTGAAACTACTGGTGATTATAAAGAAGCAGATGTTGTTTTTATAAATACCTGCTCTATCCGGGAAAATGCAGAGCAGCGCGTGCGAAACCGATTGTCGCAATTTGGTGCTGAGAAACGAAGAAATCCGAAATTGATTGTAGGCGTATTAGGGTGTATGGCCGAGCGTTTAAAATCTAAATTCCTGGATGAAGAGAAATTGGTAGATGTAGTAGTTGGACCAGATGCTTACCGTGAATTGCCACAATTATTAGCTGAGGTTGAGAGCGGGCATAAGGCCATTAATGTATTACTTTCACGTGAAGAAACCTATGCAGACATTAGCCCTGTTCGTTTAAACGGTAATGGAATTACGGCTTTTATTTCCATTATGCGGGGTTGTGATAACATGTGTTCTTTTTGTGTGGTTCCTTTTACAAGAGGCCGCGAAAGGAGTCGTGATCCACATTCTATTTTAGCAGAGGCACAGGGCTTATTTGATATGGGATATAAAGAAGTGACCCTGCTTGGTCAAAATGTAGACTCTTACAAGTGGAAAGGTGCTGATTTGGTTACAGAGCAGACAGCTGCTGTTGCCTTAACTGAAGACAAACGCGAAATAGAAGTAAACTTTGCCCAATTGCTGGAAAAAGTAGCTTTAATTAGTCCCGACCTGAGGATCAGGTTTTCTACATCACACCCTAAAGACATTACTGACGAGGTATTGTATACCATCGCCAAATACGATAACATTTGCAACTACATACATCTGCCTGTACAGTCTGGCAGCAGCAGGATCCTGGATTTGATGAACCGCACTTATACCCGTGAATGGTATATGAACAGAATTGATGCCATTAGAAGGATTATTCCGGGTTGCGCAATTTCATCAGATATTATTGCCGGTTTTTGCTCGGAGACAGAAGAAGAGCATCAGGAAACATTGAGCATGATGGATTACGTAGGTTATGATTTTGCTTTTACCTTTAGCTATTCTGAAAGACCGGGAACTTTAGCCGCAAGAAAACTTCCAGACGACATTCCTGAGGAGGTGAAAAAACGCAGACTTGCAGAGATTTTGGTAAAACAGCAGAACTCCTCTTTATACAGGCTGCAACAGTTTGTTGGAAAAACTATGCGCATCCTGGTGGAGGGAACCTCAAAAAAATCAGACCTGGATTATTGCGGAAGGAACGATCAGAATGCGATGGTTGTATTTCCTGCAACTGCAGGCATAGCGCCGGGTCAATACGTAAACGTTTATATTGACCGCTGTACTTCTGCTACGCTACTGGGTGTTGTAGCAGTTGAAGAACCAGCTAATGTTTAA
- a CDS encoding sigma-54-dependent Fis family transcriptional regulator, with amino-acid sequence MDVQDIKNRFGIIGGSPLLNRAIDTARQVAPTDMSVLITGESGSGKEVFSHIIHQMSTRKHGAFIAVNCGAIPEGTIDSELFGHEKGSFTGAHEARKGYFEVANGGTIFLDEVAELPLGTQARLLRILESGEYLRVGSSKVQKTDVRIVAATNVDVYNRVKSGKFREDLYYRLNTVPLRIPALHERKEDIYLLFRKFSADFSDKYRSPGIQLEPDAIQMLSNYSWPGNVRQLKNIAEQVCVLEKDRNVTAAALLNYIPNESATNLPMAINGTNKEDFTERDILYKVLFDMKKDMMELKKLVAEIIQNGGNTAHIMEDNPHYINQLYQEVDQNFGDGPLTIKKPAPGGPVDYNYAHDAEEVEESLSLIDKESDLIKKALKKHKGKRKFAAQELGISERTLYRKIKELNLN; translated from the coding sequence TTGGACGTACAAGACATAAAAAACAGGTTCGGTATTATTGGCGGCTCTCCGCTGCTGAACCGGGCGATAGATACTGCAAGACAGGTTGCACCGACGGATATGTCGGTACTGATTACTGGCGAAAGCGGAAGTGGTAAAGAGGTGTTCTCCCACATCATTCATCAGATGAGCACGCGTAAGCATGGCGCTTTTATTGCCGTGAACTGTGGCGCCATTCCTGAAGGAACCATAGACTCTGAATTATTTGGCCATGAAAAGGGCTCTTTTACCGGTGCACATGAAGCACGTAAAGGTTATTTTGAGGTGGCTAATGGAGGCACTATCTTTTTAGATGAAGTGGCAGAATTACCATTGGGTACACAAGCACGTTTATTGCGTATCCTGGAAAGCGGCGAATACCTTCGCGTTGGTTCATCTAAAGTTCAAAAAACCGATGTGAGGATTGTAGCTGCAACCAACGTTGATGTATACAACAGGGTAAAATCTGGTAAATTTCGTGAAGACTTATATTACCGTTTAAATACAGTTCCCTTGCGCATCCCTGCCCTGCATGAGCGCAAAGAAGATATTTATCTGTTATTTAGAAAATTCTCTGCTGATTTTAGTGACAAGTACAGGAGCCCCGGAATACAATTGGAGCCCGATGCAATCCAAATGCTGAGTAACTACAGCTGGCCGGGAAATGTAAGGCAGCTAAAAAACATAGCAGAGCAGGTTTGTGTACTGGAAAAAGACCGGAATGTTACTGCTGCAGCTTTACTGAATTACATTCCCAATGAAAGCGCTACGAATTTACCGATGGCCATCAACGGGACAAATAAAGAAGATTTTACAGAGCGTGATATCCTTTATAAAGTGTTGTTTGACATGAAAAAGGATATGATGGAACTGAAAAAACTGGTGGCTGAAATTATTCAAAACGGTGGCAATACCGCACACATTATGGAAGATAACCCGCATTACATCAACCAGCTTTATCAGGAGGTAGACCAGAATTTTGGTGATGGTCCGCTGACGATTAAAAAGCCTGCCCCGGGTGGCCCTGTAGATTATAATTATGCCCATGATGCGGAAGAGGTAGAAGAATCCTTATCTTTAATTGACAAGGAATCTGACCTGATTAAAAAAGCCTTGAAAAAACATAAGGGTAAACGTAAATTTGCAGCACAAGAGCTCGGAATTTCAGAACGCACGCTATATAGAAAAATTAAAGAACTGAACCTCAATTGA
- a CDS encoding LptE family protein, with protein sequence MMKKIVVLLAVIAGLFNSCTVKLNGASIPAEMKTINILFFENNAPLVIPYLSQQFTEDLKTRIRNQSRLSLSQTDADATMEGRITGYDIKPVSLADNRQQLNTGASRLTITISVKYTNNLNEKQSFEESFSRYKDFTLTGSNLEAQQPQLIKDINAQLTEDVFNRAFAQW encoded by the coding sequence ATGATGAAGAAAATAGTTGTATTGTTGGCAGTGATAGCAGGGCTTTTTAACTCCTGTACGGTAAAACTTAATGGCGCGTCTATCCCTGCGGAAATGAAGACCATTAACATTCTGTTTTTTGAAAACAATGCACCCCTGGTTATCCCTTATTTAAGTCAGCAGTTTACAGAAGACCTTAAAACAAGGATCCGGAATCAAAGCAGGTTGAGCTTAAGCCAGACTGATGCCGACGCAACAATGGAGGGCCGGATTACCGGATATGACATTAAACCTGTTTCCCTGGCAGACAACAGGCAACAGCTGAATACTGGTGCAAGTAGGTTAACCATTACCATTAGCGTAAAATACACCAATAACCTCAATGAAAAACAAAGTTTTGAGGAATCATTTTCACGTTATAAAGACTTTACCCTTACGGGAAGTAACCTGGAGGCACAACAGCCCCAACTCATCAAAGATATCAATGCACAGCTAACAGAGGATGTTTTTAACCGCGCTTTTGCACAATGGTAA
- the secG gene encoding preprotein translocase subunit SecG, giving the protein MIFLTILLIIICAALGLFVLIQNPKGGGLATGGAGSNMFGVQRTGDVLEKGTWILLALVVVVTLSITTMAKTGGSSQVDSKIQEQLDKTPTPSPIGGLPAPSAPATTPVK; this is encoded by the coding sequence ATGATATTTTTAACCATTTTACTCATCATTATTTGTGCCGCTTTAGGCCTGTTTGTTTTGATTCAAAATCCTAAAGGTGGCGGTCTTGCTACTGGTGGTGCAGGCAGTAATATGTTTGGCGTACAGCGTACAGGAGATGTATTAGAAAAAGGCACCTGGATTTTACTGGCCCTTGTTGTTGTGGTTACTTTATCCATCACTACCATGGCTAAAACAGGCGGAAGTAGCCAGGTTGACTCTAAAATTCAGGAGCAACTGGATAAAACACCTACTCCATCACCTATAGGCGGTTTGCCAGCTCCATCCGCTCCGGCAACTACACCTGTAAAATAA